The genomic segment TCTTCATGGGTATGTGAATGGCTTACCTGCATTTCCAGACTTTCCTCGATACCTGGGCTCGTATCGCTACACGGAACAAAAGAAAGTCCCAGAATATAGGTGATCAGTATGAAAACTATTAGCCTCATCGTAAAGACAAATGTATAAAAATATTTTAAAAATTCGTCCTTCGATCGCTTTTCTTCATTTATTCATGCCGGAAATCTGTCACTAAGTTATAGGCTTGTTTGCAAGATAATTACTATGGCGCTCCCAAAAAAGGCGCTTGTCGAAATAGACAAACGCCTTTATATCCAAAGACATCTACGCTAACACTTTCTGAAGACGCTGCGGGAATTCATCTATTCTGGAAATGCTCAGTTGCTTCATTACCTGAAAAAGGTGCGCCTTAAACATATTGATCGTATGATCTCCGCCTGCATTGCCCAAAGCACCAACGCCATACATAAATGGCCTTCCCATAAAATTAAATTCAGACCCCACAGCATGCGCCCGGGCTAAATCCACTCCCGAACGGATCCCTCCATCCAGCATGATCTTTAACTTGCTCCTGTACTCCGGATTAGCAGCTAAATGGATCAGTGAGTTGATGGACGACTCGCTGGCATCCAGCTGCCGGCCGCCGTGATTGGATACAATTACTCCGTCCACTCCCAAGGCTATTGCAGCTTGCATATCTTCATCTGTAGCGATACCTTTCAATACTAGGGGGCCTTTCCAAAGATCTCGTATGGCTCGAATCTTTTCCACATCCACTTTACCTGTAAAAGTCCGGTTCATAAATTGTCCCAATTGCGCAAGATCTAGTCCTTTATCCATATAAGGCTTCAATGTTGCAAAAGAAGGAATACCATTGCGGAGTGTTTCGATGCCCCAGGTGGGGCACGCAAAAGCTTGTAGAATATTCGTAATATTCATCTTCGGTGGCATCGAAAGTCCGCTTTTGATTTCCTTATAACGGAGCCCAAAAGCAGGGACATCTACCAGCACCACAAGCACAGGACATTCCACCTCCTTCAAACGACGCAAAATATCGTCGCGCAGCGTGTTCTCGGTCGGATGGTACAGCTGAAACCAGGCCTTTCCCTCTGACACCTCCGCAATCCTTTCGATACTGCTTGTCGATACCGTGCTCAAAATATACGGTATATCATTTCTGGCAGCTGCTTTCGCCAAAATCTCTGGTGCATTAGGCCACATCAGTCCCTGCAGTCCAATCGGCGAGACGCCAAATGGTGCACTGTAACGACGGCCGAAAAGCTCGACAGACAGATCAATATCACCACTAGCCCGCAAATACTGAGGCTTTAGCAATATCTGGTCAAAATCGTTTTCATTGCGTGCAAGGTTAAGTTCTTCATTGGCCCCTCCGATCAAATAGTCAAATGCAAACTTGGGAATCCTCTTCTTTGCCCGTTTTCTTAAATCTTCTACGGAAGGGAATCGTGTATCATACGTAAACTTCTGGCTCATGATAATTGTGTTATTTAATTTGGCAGTCGTTTCTCTGCTCGCTTAATATAGTTAAACTTTAAATGTTGTTATTCAGCTGGCTAATTTAACCTTTTCGGCGGAAGGCCGCATCCTGCACTCACCTACCTACCGGTTACCCATCTCCCACGGCAGCTAATTTACTGTTCAGTTCATTGGATTGCTACGCCTACATTGCTCAATTTACACACTATATTAACAGATTTTTATCCTTTCTTTTATTTTGGCGCCAAAATAAGCTATATTTAAACACGACTTAAGTGTAACATTACTGCTTGTATGAAACCCATTTTCGCGAAGATACTAGATGGCGGAGAAATAGCAACCTTTGCTACAAAAGAGGTGTGCAGGCCTTTCTTTTCCACGGAATTCCATTTCCATAGTGCCTGTCAGATGACGTATATTGTGCAAAGTGAAGGGACACGAATTATTGGCGACAGTATAGACCGTTTTGCAAGCGGTGAACTGACTTTTGTAGGTCCCGATCTGCCGCATGTATGGCATAACGGACAAAACCAGCACGCGATCGTTGCCGGTTCGCACTCCTTGACCCTTTATATCGAACCGGCTCCCATCATTGAAGCCTTCGGCAAGTTTTTCAAGACACACAAAATTGAATCCTTTTTGGCTTCATCAAAAAGAGGCATTCTCTTCCATGGCAAGACCAAAGAACTCCTGAAGGAAAAACTCGAGCAGATTGCTAAGTTGGATTACGGGTTCGAAAAAACCATTTTACTTTTAGAGATGATTGAAATAATGGTCCATTCGGGGGAATTCGAATATATTTGCAGCCCCGGTTATACGCACCGATACAATCCTGTGGACAATGAAAAGATAGACCGGATATTTAAATATGTATTTAATAACTTTAGCAGAGAAATCACCTTGGACCAAGTTGCGAAGATGTCCAGTATGTCAAAGCATTCGTTTTGCCGGTATTTCAGAACACGCACACAAAAGACCTTCGTGCAATTTGTGAATGAAGTCCGTATAAGCGAAGCGTGTCGTCTGATCGCTGAAGACGGATTACAGATCACCAATATCGCATATACCTGTGGATTCAACAGTTTGTCCAACTTCAACAAAATTTTCAAATCTATCAAAGGCATTACGCCCAGCAAATATAGAACTCACTTAAGCGAATAAATCGTTGCCGATGATAAATCACTCACGGCAGGTCCATTCAGCAATTTACCGTCAATATCAAAGCGAGAACCGTGGCAAGGGCAATCCCATGATTTTTCTGCGGGGTTCCAGTTTACCATACAGCCCATATGGGGGCAAGTGGGCGACAATAGATGTAACATTCCCGTTTGGTCCCGGTATACGGCTATTTGCTCATTATGATAGGACACCACTTTACCTTCATTGAGCTGTATATCTTTGAAATGGTCTAATTCCTCTGCCGACAGCTTATCTTTGATAAAGTGGCCGGAAGCATTGATGCCTTCTGAAATTACGCTTTTTGCACTGG from the Sphingobacterium thalpophilum genome contains:
- a CDS encoding alpha-hydroxy acid oxidase; translated protein: MSQKFTYDTRFPSVEDLRKRAKKRIPKFAFDYLIGGANEELNLARNENDFDQILLKPQYLRASGDIDLSVELFGRRYSAPFGVSPIGLQGLMWPNAPEILAKAAARNDIPYILSTVSTSSIERIAEVSEGKAWFQLYHPTENTLRDDILRRLKEVECPVLVVLVDVPAFGLRYKEIKSGLSMPPKMNITNILQAFACPTWGIETLRNGIPSFATLKPYMDKGLDLAQLGQFMNRTFTGKVDVEKIRAIRDLWKGPLVLKGIATDEDMQAAIALGVDGVIVSNHGGRQLDASESSINSLIHLAANPEYRSKLKIMLDGGIRSGVDLARAHAVGSEFNFMGRPFMYGVGALGNAGGDHTINMFKAHLFQVMKQLSISRIDEFPQRLQKVLA
- a CDS encoding AraC family transcriptional regulator; protein product: MKPIFAKILDGGEIATFATKEVCRPFFSTEFHFHSACQMTYIVQSEGTRIIGDSIDRFASGELTFVGPDLPHVWHNGQNQHAIVAGSHSLTLYIEPAPIIEAFGKFFKTHKIESFLASSKRGILFHGKTKELLKEKLEQIAKLDYGFEKTILLLEMIEIMVHSGEFEYICSPGYTHRYNPVDNEKIDRIFKYVFNNFSREITLDQVAKMSSMSKHSFCRYFRTRTQKTFVQFVNEVRISEACRLIAEDGLQITNIAYTCGFNSLSNFNKIFKSIKGITPSKYRTHLSE